Part of the Nitrospira sp. genome, CATTAAAGGGGTGGGCAGAGGAGTTGCTGGGTGAGGCACGGCTGCAGCGTGAAGGCTATTTCGATTCTCGCCCCATTCGGTCGAAATGGGCAGACCATTTGAGCGGCGAGCGGAACTGGTCGTATTACCTGTGGGATGTACTCATGTTTCAGGCGTGGTTAGAAGCCAATTCATGAGGTTGCCCAAGCTACTGTTTGTCGTCACAGAGGACTGGTATTTCGTCTCCCATCGGCTCCCGCTCGCCGTTGCGGCGCAGCGGGCTGGCTTCGACGTGGCAGTGGCCACGCGCGTGGGTGGCTGTGGCGAGACGATTCGTGCGGCAGGACTTCGTCTGATTCCGTTCAACCTTTCTCGTAGCCGCGGCAATCCCCTGCAAGAAATTGCAATGCTCGTGCGGCTGTATCGGCGTGAACGGCCGCAGATCGTGCACCACGTGGCACTCAAACCCGTGATGTATGGCGTGCTCGCCTCCAAGCTTACCGGTGTTCCCCATGTGGTCAATGCCGTGGCCGGGTTGGGCTGGTTATTCACGTCGAGTGGACTCGCGGCCCACACTCTGCGTCCGGTGATTTGCTGGCTGCTGGCGTGGTTACTTGGTGCGACGCAGAGCCGGACTATCGTACAGAACCCAGACGACTTCCGTCTCCTGGCCGCGGAGGGAGTGCCGGAGGATCGTCTGCGTCTGATCCGCGGCGCAGGGGTGAATACGGAGGTTTTCACTCCCGCTCTCGCATTACCACCGGAACCTGTGACGGTGTTGTTCTCGGCGCGGATGTTGCTGGACAAGGGGGTCGGTGAATTTGTCGAAGCCGCACGTGTGTTGACGCAGGCAGGGGTAACAGCTCGCTTCGTATTGGTGGGCGATCCTGATCCCGGGAATCCGGCTTCAGTGTCTGCGGCGGCCTTGCGTGCCTGGCATGGAGAGAATGGCGTCGAGTGGTGGGGCCGGTGCGACAATATGCCGGATGTGTTCCACACAGCACACATCGCATGCCTGCCGTCTTATCGGGAAGGCCTCCCGAAGGCGTTGTTGGAGGCGGCGGCCTGCGGTCTGCCGATCGTCACCACTGATGTGCCTGGATGCCGGGAAATTGTGCGTGATGGAATGAATGGCTTTCTGGTGCCGGTGCGAGACGCGCAAGCACTCGCTGCCGCCCTTCGCCGCTTAATTGAACACAGCGCGCTCCGCAGAGAAATGGGGCGGCGCGCACGTGAAATTGTTCTGGCGGAGTTTTCGCAAGAGCGGGTCATTCAGGAAACCCTCTCGGTCTATCAGGAACTGGCCCAGTGAAAGTATTGGTGACCGGCGCCTCCGGCTTTGTTGGTACTGCCACGTGCAGTCGACTTGTGATGCAGGGCATGGATGTTCTTGGCGTAGGACGGGACGTGCCTGCCAAACCAGTGCAAGAGGTGGAATACCGCCTTGTCGGAGAACTCGGACCCACTACCGACTGGCGCGGGGTGCTGGTCGGAGTGGATACTATCGTGCACTGCGCCGCGCGCGTGCATGTGATGCGGGAAACGGTTGCTGACCCGGCGACTGCGTTTCACACGGCCAATGTTCTCGGCACGCTACAACTTGCCCGACAAGCGGCCGCGCAAGGCGTCAGACGATTTGTGTTTTTGAGTTCGGTGAAGGTGCATGGTGAGGGCGGGTTGAATGCGTATCGCGAAACCGATGTGCCGGCGCCTCGAGACGCCTATGGAGTCAGTAAGTATGAGGCGGAGGTTGGATTGCGAGAGATAGCGACAGACGCGGGGATTGAGCTGGTGGTTGTGCGACCGCCA contains:
- a CDS encoding SDR family oxidoreductase encodes the protein MKVLVTGASGFVGTATCSRLVMQGMDVLGVGRDVPAKPVQEVEYRLVGELGPTTDWRGVLVGVDTIVHCAARVHVMRETVADPATAFHTANVLGTLQLARQAAAQGVRRFVFLSSVKVHGEGGLNAYRETDVPAPRDAYGVSKYEAEVGLREIATDAGIELVVVRPPLVYGPGVKANFRLLMQALSRGIPLPLGAIHNLRSLVGLGNLVDLIATCIEHPRAANETFLVSDGEDLSTTGLIHRLAVAMDRPARLVSVPGTLLTLGLNVLGKGDLARRLCGTLLVDINKARRLLGWVPPIRVDEGLRETAEYYLRHQC
- a CDS encoding glycosyltransferase family 4 protein, with the protein product MRLPKLLFVVTEDWYFVSHRLPLAVAAQRAGFDVAVATRVGGCGETIRAAGLRLIPFNLSRSRGNPLQEIAMLVRLYRRERPQIVHHVALKPVMYGVLASKLTGVPHVVNAVAGLGWLFTSSGLAAHTLRPVICWLLAWLLGATQSRTIVQNPDDFRLLAAEGVPEDRLRLIRGAGVNTEVFTPALALPPEPVTVLFSARMLLDKGVGEFVEAARVLTQAGVTARFVLVGDPDPGNPASVSAAALRAWHGENGVEWWGRCDNMPDVFHTAHIACLPSYREGLPKALLEAAACGLPIVTTDVPGCREIVRDGMNGFLVPVRDAQALAAALRRLIEHSALRREMGRRAREIVLAEFSQERVIQETLSVYQELAQ